A genomic segment from Cutaneotrichosporon cavernicola HIS019 DNA, chromosome: 7b encodes:
- a CDS encoding uncharacterized protein (Non-catalytic module family expn protein), whose product MLFASLVGILAASQVVAVPHIQKRDHSHLAKRNFGRVTFFRSTDSDPNLACQGYYYSDESFPLVALSTSGDFSQDKCGQWITVTYNGKSVSAQVQDACATCSNGQIDLSPGAMRQLDSNYETTGQFNAEWSFGGGGGSSPKEETTTKEEPKPTPTPEPTPTPTPEPTSTSTWTPSTESSTSSSTSSSSIATLSSSSTLLPSASLLNATTSLNATVSANATALLNATASLNATAALPSASGNATVSIAPGTDHVVEGTGAVEDGNLSGVGNLVVSVGRLIALAVGAN is encoded by the exons ATGCTCTTCGCCTCTCTTGTTGGCATCCTCGCGGCCTCgcaggtcgtcgccgtGCCTCACATCCAGAAACGCGACCACTCGCACCTGGCCAAGCGCAACTTTGGTCGAGTCACCTTCTTCCGTAGCACCGACTCTGACCCCAACCTCGCCTGCCAGGGCTACTATTACAG TGACGAGTCGTTCCCCCTCGTCGCTCTGTCCACCAGCGGTGACTTTTCTCAGGACAAGTGTGGCCAGTGGATCACTGTAACCTACAACGGCAAATCCGTCTCGGCTCAGGTCCAGGACGCTTGTGCGACCTGCTCCAATGGCCAGATCGACCTTTCTCCCGGTGCCATGCGTCAGCTCGACAGCAACTACGAGACCACTGGCCAGTTTAACGCAGAGTGGAGCTttggcggtggtggtggcagCTCTCCCAAGGAAGAGACGACGACAAAGGAAGAGCCCAAGCCGACCCCGACTCCTGAGCCTACCCCGACCCCGACTCCGGAGCCCACTTCTACCTCGACTTGGACGCCGTCGACTGAGTCGTCGACTTCTAGCTCTACTTCGTCTTCCTCGATTGCCACTctgtcgtcgagctcgaccctcctcccttcgGCGAGTCTGCTGAACGCCACAACCTCGCTTAACGCTACTGTTTCGGCCAATGCTACGGCCTTGCTCAACGCCACGGCCTCGCTCAACGCCACGGCCGCGCTCCCCTCTGCCTCGGGTAACGCCACCGTCTCGATCGCTCCGGGCACCGaccacgtcgtcgagggcacaggcgccgtcgaggacggcaacCTCTCGGGCGTCGGCAACCTTGTTGTCAGTGTCGGCCgcctcatcgccctcgctgtTGGCGCCAACTAG
- a CDS encoding uncharacterized protein (NUDIX domain) gives MSDIVPAQNVLALIQSLRLTPPRLILSPPTQPRRASVALIIRMKPAPSLVFEGAVPDGYAGPVVPQEEFGVGMQFDDFLRLDWVNHPDTVPELLFIRRAPAGTGGSRWSSHIAFPGGRQEPSDDSAVYTALRETWEEIGIDLAESNFVQVGRLDEREITTSLGKRLLMILSPFVFLQTSPFSPTPELQSSEVSTVHWIPMSSLTPPFDPGQWAYIDIDISTRLSPRNQLVRWALRGLVGQMQFGCILLPDEPNYVAEGFDLSMEFEEPPEGGSGTWFDVKSGQRLLRLWGLSLGMSLDLVAHCPNQESNSRLLTPGSPTIGRFRSDSTGSSPTRSTIFGPRTPVTVNSTFDQQWFPSDASTPGARTTTAMADSHSKAKRKPSVQIIEKRRRGVGPGVTAVFPRFSYPDVNFWIWVFGRRYRQVVRSWEESVHGPDRAADRRTNWSGAALSTFYQAVRHALVVAIIIRGLATLGGIAGLTWWILRTVKVGGEL, from the exons ATGTCTG ACATTGTGCCAGCACAGAACGTGCTCGCACTCATCCAGAGCCTTCGGCTCACGCCGCCAcgcctcatcctctcgcCCCCGACgcagccgcgccgcgcgtcaGTCGCACTCATTATCCGCATGAAGCCTGCACCAAGCCTCGTGTTCGAAGGCGCAGTCCCGGATGGGTATGCTGGTCCCGTGGTACCGCAGGAGGAGTTTGGCGTCGGCATGCAGTTTGACGACTTTTTGCGGCTTG atTGGGTCAACCACCCAGACACCGTCCCCGAGCTCCTGTTCATCCGCCGTGCGCCTGCGGGTACCGGTGGTAGCCGGTGGAGCAGCCACATTGCGTTTCCCGGTGGGCGACAGGAGCCGTCAGATGACAGCGCCGTTTACACGGCACTCCGTGAGACGTGGGAGGAGATCGGGATCGATCTCGCAGAGTCCAACTTTGTCCAGGTGGGCCGTCTTGACGAGCGAGAAATCACGACGTCGCTCGGCAAGCGCCTTCTCATGATTCTGTCTCCATTTG tgTTCCTCCAGACCTCGCCATTCTCGCCAACGCCCGAGCTCCAGTCGTCCGAGGTCTCGACGGTTCACTGGATCCCCATGTCGTCGCTCACCCCGCCATTCGACCCAGGCCAGTGGGCGTACATCGACATTGACATCAGCACGCGCCTGTCGCCCCGCAACCAGCTTGTGCGGTGGGCGTTGCGCGGTCTCGTTGGCCAGATGCAGTTTGGGTGCATCCTTCTGCCTGACGAGCCAAACtacgtcgccgagggctTTGACCTAAGCATGGAGTTTGAAGAACCGCCGGAGGGCGGGAGCGGGACGTGGTTCGATGTCAAGAGCGGGCAGCGTCTCTTGCGTCTCTGGGGCCTCAGTCTTGGCATGagcctcgacctcgttgCCCACTGCCCGAACCAGGAGAGCAACTCGCGCCTCCTGACACCTGGCTCGCCGACAATCGGCCGCTTCCGCTCCGACTCGACGGGTAGCTCGCCAACTCGCTCAACCATCTTTGGACCCCGCACGCCTGTGACTGTCAACTCGACATTCGACCAGCAGTGGTTCCCAAGTGACGCAAGCACGCCAGGCGCGCGTACGACTACGGCGATGGCGGACTCGCACTCGaaggccaagcgcaagccGAGCGTCCAGATCATCGagaagcgccgccgcggtgTCGGCCCAGGAGTGAC TGCCGTCTTCCCGCGCTTCTCGTACCCGGACGTCAACTTTTGGATCTGGGTCTTTGGCCGCCGCTACCGCCAAGTCGTGCGCAGCTGGGAAGAGAGTGTGCATGGCCCAGACCGCGCCGCGGACCGGCGCACCAACTGGTCTGGCGCAGCCCTGAGCACATTCTACCAGGCTGTACGGCACGCGCTCGTGGTCGCAATCATCATCCGCGGCCTGGCGACACTGGGCGGCATTGCCGGCCTGACGTGGTGGATCCTGCGTAcggtcaaggtcggcggcgagctgtAA
- a CDS encoding uncharacterized protein (Flavin-binding monooxygenase-like), whose amino-acid sequence MPDGATPPTRLPPFTAAQTLNSKFIPSVLIVGAGIGGITLALDLDEAGLTNWINSQWTETHPDHREIQRYWADIVRTQGLTNRLRLQHDYIKAEWDAAQNVYHVTLRDLVNDKEVVYDCNVLVCATGAFSEPNRIPLEGEDAFEGKVVHAARWPRDMSVESLRDKNVVVVGNGCSGVQIIGTLGLDPRIKMTALARGQQWFMPSSNGGIKASRNSAPNSEQLRAIRARWPILQRLHRWIFLALADQRFYYQWAKSGEKARKKIERDIGAWMVARAPPNLKDKIVPNFPFQAKRYIFEDGYFAAINQPQNRAVYGRIAGLTPTGVLTDDNEEIPADVVVLSTGYAADHIDMQVDGENDSTRNYDGKGDLVYYHGIALPGMPNYYTMMGNNFLVNHSSVTEVLEIQASYITQVLVAMRDNNIPKLEVKKAAAKAYDNHIAAQLELTTWPLVNNYWRKGGSGRIFTHYPGPISQQWWDNAWPVWADYTGGEKLARRQKIRKILFALLLLVGGTVGGAKLWAAGAPQSLVSAGGEVAQWLVGVVSQIAQRLHLK is encoded by the exons ATGCCAGACGGAGCCACCCCCCCAACCCGCCTTCCGCCATTCACGGCGGCGCAGACCCTCAACTCCAAGTTTATTCCGTCCGTGCTCATTGTTGGCGCGGGGATTGGCGGTAtcaccctcgccctcgacctcgatgaggCCGGCCTGACCAACTGGATC AACAGCCAGTGGACCGAGACGCACCCGGACCACCGCGAGATCCAGCGCT ACTGGGCGGACATTGTGCGTACGCAGGGCCTTACGAACCGCCTACGTCTGCAGCACGACTACATCAAGGCCGAGTGGGACGCCGCGCAGAACGTGTACCACGTGACgctgcgcgacctcgtcaacgacaAGGAGGTCGTGTACGACTGCAACGTGCTCGTCTGCGCGACCGGCGCGTTCAGTGAGCCAAACCGTATCCCGCTggaaggcgaggatgcCTTCGAGGGCAAGGTAGTGCACGCGGCCCGCTGGCCGCGTGACATGTCGGTCGAGAGCCTGCGGGACAAgaacgtcgtcgtcgtcggtaACGGGTGCTCTGGCGTCCAGATTATCGGCACCCTCGGACTGGACCCCAGGATCAAGATGACGGCCCTCGCTCGCGGTCAGCAGTGGTTCATGCCCTCGTCGAACGGTGGCATCAAGGCCTCGCGTAACAGTGCACCGAACAGTGAGCAACTACGTGCCATCCGCGCCCGCTGGCCCATCCTCCAGCGCCTGCACCGCTGGATattcctcgccctcgccgaccagCGCTTCTACTACCAGTGGGCCAAGTCTGGCGAGAAGGCGCGTAAGAAGATTGAGCGCGACATCGGCGCTTGGATGGTCGCACGCGCCCCACCGAacctcaaggacaagatTGTGCCCAACTTCCCGTTCCAGGCGAAGCGCTACATCTTCGAGGATGGGTACTTTGCCGCCATTAACCAACCCCAGAACCGCGCGGTCTATGGCCGTATCGCCGGCCTCACGCCCACTGGCGTGCTCACGgacgacaacgaggagatccccgccgacgtcgtggTTCTCTCCACTGGTTACGCGGCCGACCACATCGACATGcaggtcgacggcgagaacgACAGCACGCGCAACTacgacggcaagggcgaCCTCGTGTACTACCATGGA atCGCTCTCCCCGGCATGCCCAACTACTACACGATGATGGGCAACAACTTCCTCGTCAACCACTCGTCCGTCaccgaggtcctcgagatCCAAGCCTCCTACATCACGCAGGTACTCGTAGCCATGCGCGACAACAACAtccccaagctcgaggtgaagaaggccgccgccaaggcgtACGACAACCACATCgccgcccagctcgagctcaccaCCTGGCCCCTGGTAAACAACTACTGGCGCAAGGGCGGCAGCGGCCGCATCTTCACCCACTACCCCGGCCCAATCTCCCAGCAGTGGTGGGACAATGCTTGGCCCGTGTGGGCCGACTACACGGGTGGTGAGAagctcgctcgccgccagAAGATTCGGAAGATCCTCTTCGCGTTGCTGCTGCTTGTGGGCGGTACTGTTGGCGGCGCAAAGCTGTGGGCGGCGGGAGCGCCGCAGAGCCTCGTTTCGGCCGGGGGGGAGGTCGCGCAGTGGCTCGTCGGGGTTGTTTCGCAGATTGCTCAGCGTCTTCACCTCAAGTAG